Proteins from a genomic interval of Gadus morhua chromosome 19, gadMor3.0, whole genome shotgun sequence:
- the rapgef1b gene encoding rap guanine nucleotide exchange factor 1b isoform X7, producing the protein MSGKIESKQDSQRSHLSSFTMKLMDKFHSPKIKRTPSKKGKLLQPEPAVKSAEKPVNKKVSRLEEQEKDVVSALRYFKTIVDKMVVEKKVLEMLPGSASKVLEAILPLVQAEARTQHSSALSSCHNRVYQSLANLIRWSDQVMLDGIDLEDKENVVAVTTVIKAVLDGVKELVKLTIEKQEQPSPTTPNKPVPPAPTAESASSEVSLTDQEPEVTIPSPAQETPSEAASDAPDDDVAPPKPPLPEAKMAELSPPPALPPKKRQSAPSPTRVAVVAPMSRGSSLPCSVHRQPHDYEQEFLQRRFSGGSQSYGGESPRLSPCSSMGKLSKSEEQLSSLEQDSGQCSRNTSCETLDNTETYDPDYDFLHQDLSAGDPLPQAPAGGCLSPLPESHNESSSSSPVPGQHPTHPRFSAPPPQHTPEYWTPQPTKNNPLARVSAPPALPQKKRRSAQASPYPDGMGARLLYERYPSQYDNLSEEELNPTPPFPLFSPISPMPQSNGGAFVAQYLASEHGDRPSSPPPLPEKKSKHILQYMQFVEDYSEPQPSVFYKMPQSESIYEQRNKRFQEVCGFNDSFSSTDSVHEPVLPPALPPKQRQLASHSSSPSSSSSSSLSCHLQPSLVAMEEAGTGLGLSMSVSNSYLIGQAALTTPTSLDRVALTNATVLDGSGGGPNGSLAGSLGSVAVCLPSESSLTDSLHTSASEGGCDEGGEGDYVSLYSSSQANGELPLSLREPIQADDVLTDPAPEMSSSNSKEAIEKERRLKSTSSAGSDDEEVDELSLIDHKEIMSRITLKQESDDGPDVRAGSGDILLVHATETDRKDLVLYCEAFLTTYRTFISPEDLIKKLHYRYTNFCHSPDTFKKRVSKNTFFVLVRVVDELCLVELTEDILKQLMELVFRLVCNGELSLARVLRKNILDKVEQKKQLRYTNSLKPLAARGVSARPGTLHDFRSHEIADQLTLLDAELFYKIEIPEVLLWAKEQNEEKSPNLTQFTEHFNNMSYWVRSLIIQQEKAQDREKLLLKFIKIMKHLRKLNNFNSYLAILSALDSAPIRRLEWQKQTSEGLEEYCTLIDSSSSFRAYRAALAEVEPPCIPYLGLILQDLTFVHLGNPDLIDGKVNFSKRWQQFNILDSMRRFQQVHYELKRNDDIVCFFNDFSDHLAEEALWELSLKIKPRNITRRRTEREEKT; encoded by the exons AAGGTGAGCCgactggaggagcaggagaaggacgTGGTGAGTGCCCTGCGCTACTTCAAGACCATCGTGGACAagatggtggtggagaagaAGGTGCTGGAGATGCTTCCCGGGTCGGCCAGCAAGGTCCTGGAGGCCATCCTGCCTCTGGTGCAGGCGGAGGCTCGGACTCAGCACAG TTCGGCGCTGTCCTCGTGTCACAACCGAGTGTACCAGAGTCTGGCCAACCTCATACGCTGGTCCGACCAGGTGATGCTGGACGGCATCGACCTGGAGGACAAGGAGAACGTGGTGGCCGTCACCACCGTCATCAAGGCGGTGCTGGACGGAGTCAAG GAGCTGGTCAAACTGACCATCGAGAAACAGGAGCAGCCCTCGCCCACCACCCCCAATAAACcagtcccccccgcccccacggcAGAGAG CGCGTCATCCGAGGTGTCCCTGACGGACCAGGAGCCTGAGGTCACCATCCCGTCCCCCGCCCAGGAGACGCCTTCAGAGGCTGCGTCTGACGCACCCGACGACGACGTGGCCCCGcccaaaccccccctccctgaggCCAAGATGGCAGAGCTGAG tccCCCGCCGGCCCTGCCTCCTAAGAAGCGTCAGTCGGCCCCGTCGCCCAccagggtggcggtggtggctcCCATGAGCCGCGGCTCCAGCCTTCCCTGTAGTGTACACAGACAG CCGCACGACTACGAGCAGGAGTTCCTCCAGAGGCGCTTCTCGGGGGGCAGCCAGTCGTACGGTGGCGAGTCCCCGCGCCTCTCGCCCTGCAGCAGCATGGGCAAGCTCAGCAAGTCGGAGGAGCAGCTGTCCTCCCTGGAGCAGGACAGCGGGCAGTGCTCCCGCAACACCAGCTGTGAGACGCTCG acaACACGGAGACCTACGACCCGGACTACGACTTCCTCCACCAGGACCTGTCGGCCGGGGACCCCCTGCCCCAGGCCCCGGCCGGCGGCtgcctcagccccctccccgaGTCCCACAacgagtcctcctcctcctcccccgtcccggGACAGCACCCCACGCACCCCCGCTTCAGTGCCCCGCCCCCGCAGCACACGCCCGAGTACTGGACCCCGCAGCCCACCAAGAACAACCCCCTGGCCCGCGTCAGCGCGCCGCCCGCCCTGCCCCAGAAAAAGCGGCGCAGCGCCCAGGCCTCGCCCTACCCCGACGGGATGGGGGCGCGGCTGCTGTACGAACGCTACCCCTCGCAGTACGACAACCTgtcggaggaggagctgaaccCCACGCCGCCCTTCCCGCTCTTCTCGCCCATCTCGCCCATGCCCCAGAGCAACGGAGGGGCCTTCGTGGCGCAGTACCTGGCCAGCGAGCACGGCGACCGGCCCTCCAGCCCCCCGCCGCTGCCCGAGAAGAAGAGCAAACACA tCCTCCAGTACATGCAGTTTGTGGAGGACTACTCGGAGCCGCAGCCCTCCGTCTTCTACAAGATGCCGCAGAGCGAGAGCATCTACGAGCAGCGCAACAAGCGCTTCCAGGAGGTGTGCGGCTTCAACGACTCGTTCAGCAGCACCGACTCGGTGCACGAGCCCGTGCTGCCCCCCGCCCTGCCCCCCAAGCAGAGGCAGCTG GCTTcccactcttcctctccttcctcctcttcttcctcctccctctcctgccaCCTCCAGCCGTCGCTGGTGGCCATGGAGGAGGCGGGCACTGGGCTGGGTCTCAGCATGTCTGTCTCTAACTCCTACCTGATTGGCCAGGCTGCCTTGACCACACCAACG AGTTTGGACCGGGTGGCCTTGACCAATGCCACCGTTCTGGATGGCAGCGGGGGCGGGCCCAACGGTTCACTGGCCGGCTCATTGGGCTCTgtggctgtctgtcttcctTCCGAGTCCTCTCTCACTGACTCTCTCCACACCTCAGCG AGCGAGGGCGGGTGTGAcgagggcggggagggggatTACGTCAGCCTGTACTCCTCCAGCCAGGCCAATGGGGAGCTCCCGCTCTCCCTCAGA GAGCCAATCCAAGCCGACGATGTGCTGACAGATCCCGCCCCTGAGATGTCCTCCTCCAATAGCAAAGAGGCCATCGAAAAAGAAAG gcggctGAAGTCCACGTCGTCAGCAGGcagtgatgatgaggaggtggatgagCTGTCCCTCATCGACCACAAGGAGATCATGAGCAGGATAACACTAAAGCAGGAG AGTGACGACGGCCCTGATGTCCGCGCTGGGTCTGGGGACATCCTGCTAGTCCACGCCACGGAGACGGACCGCAAAG ATCTGGTGTTGTACTGTGAGGCCTTCCTGACCACATACAGGACCTTCATCAGCCCAGAGGACCTCATCAAGAAGCTACACTACAG ATATACCAATTTCTGCCACAGTCCGGACACTTTCAAGAAGAGGGTCAGCAAGAACACCTTCTTCGTCCTGGTGCGGGTGGTGGACGAGCTGTG CCTGGTGGAGCTGACGGAGGATATCCTGAAGCAGCTAATGGAGCTGGTGTTCCGGCTGGTGTGTAACGGCGAGCTCAGCCTGGCCCGCGTGCTCCGCAAGAACATCCTGGACAAGGTGGAGCAGAAGAAGCAGCTGCGCTACACCAACTCCCTCAAGCCCCTGGCTGCCCGCGGCGTCTCTGCCAG GCCAGGAACTCTCCATGACTTCCGCAGTCATGAGATCGCAGATCAACTCACTCTCCTAGATGCAGAACTCTTCTACAAGATTGAG ATTCCTGAGGTGCTGCTCTGGGCCAAGGAGCAGAATGAGGAGAAGAGTCCCAACCTCACCCAGTTCACCGAGCACTTTAACAACATGAGCTACTG GGTGCGCTCGTTGATCATTCAGCAGGAGAAAGCCCAGGACCGCGAAAAGTTGCTTCTCAAGTTCATCAAAATAATGAAG CACTTACGAAAGTTAAACAACTTCAACTCCTACCTGGCCATCCTCTCAGCACTGGACTCGGCTCCTATCCGCAGACTGGAATGGCAGAAACAGACCTCAGAG gGATTGGAGGAATACTGCACGTTGATCGACAGCTCCTCCTCGTTCAGGGCCTACAGGGCTGCCCTGGCTGAGGTGGAGCCTCCTTGTATCCCGTACCT GGGACTCATTCTCCAGGACCTGACCTTTGTCCACCTGGGCAACCCTGACCTCATCGACGGCAAGGTGAACTTCTCCAAACGCTGGCAGCAGTTCAACATCCTGGACAGCATGCGGCGCTTCCAGCAAGT GCATTATGAGCTGAAGCGGAACGACGACATTGTGTGCTTCTTCAACGACTTCAGCGACCACCTGGCGGAGGAGGCGCTCTGGGAGCTCTCGCTGAAGATCAAGCCCAGGAACATCACCCGGCGCCGGACGGAGCGCGAGGAGAAGACCTAA
- the rapgef1b gene encoding rap guanine nucleotide exchange factor 1b isoform X9, whose protein sequence is MSGKIESKQDSQRSHLSSFTMKLMDKFHSPKIKRTPSKKGKLLQPEPAVKSAEKPVNKKVSRLEEQEKDVVSALRYFKTIVDKMVVEKKVLEMLPGSASKVLEAILPLVQAEARTQHSSALSSCHNRVYQSLANLIRWSDQVMLDGIDLEDKENVVAVTTVIKAVLDGVKELVKLTIEKQEQPSPTTPNKPVPPAPTAESSASSEVSLTDQEPEVTIPSPAQETPSEAASDAPDDDVAPPKPPLPEAKMAELRAQLSADAGQRRSTQKENPPPALPPKKRQSAPSPTRVAVVAPMSRGSSLPCSVHRQPHDYEQEFLQRRFSGGSQSYGGESPRLSPCSSMGKLSKSEEQLSSLEQDSGQCSRNTSCETLGRTRPQDDEWTGWSLSTFKNNTETYDPDYDFLHQDLSAGDPLPQAPAGGCLSPLPESHNESSSSSPVPGQHPTHPRFSAPPPQHTPEYWTPQPTKNNPLARVSAPPALPQKKRRSAQASPYPDGMGARLLYERYPSQYDNLSEEELNPTPPFPLFSPISPMPQSNGGAFVAQYLASEHGDRPSSPPPLPEKKSKHILQYMQFVEDYSEPQPSVFYKMPQSESIYEQRNKRFQEVCGFNDSFSSTDSVHEPVLPPALPPKQRQLSEGGCDEGGEGDYVSLYSSSQANGELPLSLREPIQADDVLTDPAPEMSSSNSKEAIEKERRLKSTSSAGSDDEEVDELSLIDHKEIMSRITLKQESDDGPDVRAGSGDILLVHATETDRKDLVLYCEAFLTTYRTFISPEDLIKKLHYRYTNFCHSPDTFKKRVSKNTFFVLVRVVDELCLVELTEDILKQLMELVFRLVCNGELSLARVLRKNILDKVEQKKQLRYTNSLKPLAARGVSARPGTLHDFRSHEIADQLTLLDAELFYKIEIPEVLLWAKEQNEEKSPNLTQFTEHFNNMSYWVRSLIIQQEKAQDREKLLLKFIKIMKHLRKLNNFNSYLAILSALDSAPIRRLEWQKQTSEGLEEYCTLIDSSSSFRAYRAALAEVEPPCIPYLGLILQDLTFVHLGNPDLIDGKVNFSKRWQQFNILDSMRRFQQVHYELKRNDDIVCFFNDFSDHLAEEALWELSLKIKPRNITRRRTEREEKT, encoded by the exons AAGGTGAGCCgactggaggagcaggagaaggacgTGGTGAGTGCCCTGCGCTACTTCAAGACCATCGTGGACAagatggtggtggagaagaAGGTGCTGGAGATGCTTCCCGGGTCGGCCAGCAAGGTCCTGGAGGCCATCCTGCCTCTGGTGCAGGCGGAGGCTCGGACTCAGCACAG TTCGGCGCTGTCCTCGTGTCACAACCGAGTGTACCAGAGTCTGGCCAACCTCATACGCTGGTCCGACCAGGTGATGCTGGACGGCATCGACCTGGAGGACAAGGAGAACGTGGTGGCCGTCACCACCGTCATCAAGGCGGTGCTGGACGGAGTCAAG GAGCTGGTCAAACTGACCATCGAGAAACAGGAGCAGCCCTCGCCCACCACCCCCAATAAACcagtcccccccgcccccacggcAGAGAG CAGCGCGTCATCCGAGGTGTCCCTGACGGACCAGGAGCCTGAGGTCACCATCCCGTCCCCCGCCCAGGAGACGCCTTCAGAGGCTGCGTCTGACGCACCCGACGACGACGTGGCCCCGcccaaaccccccctccctgaggCCAAGATGGCAGAGCTGAG AGCTCAGCTGAGTGCTGACGCTGGCCAGAGGAGGTCCACACAGAAGGAGAA tccCCCGCCGGCCCTGCCTCCTAAGAAGCGTCAGTCGGCCCCGTCGCCCAccagggtggcggtggtggctcCCATGAGCCGCGGCTCCAGCCTTCCCTGTAGTGTACACAGACAG CCGCACGACTACGAGCAGGAGTTCCTCCAGAGGCGCTTCTCGGGGGGCAGCCAGTCGTACGGTGGCGAGTCCCCGCGCCTCTCGCCCTGCAGCAGCATGGGCAAGCTCAGCAAGTCGGAGGAGCAGCTGTCCTCCCTGGAGCAGGACAGCGGGCAGTGCTCCCGCAACACCAGCTGTGAGACGCTCGGTAGGACACGCCCCCAGGACGATGAGTGGACCGGCTGGTCCCTGAGTACATTCAAAA acaACACGGAGACCTACGACCCGGACTACGACTTCCTCCACCAGGACCTGTCGGCCGGGGACCCCCTGCCCCAGGCCCCGGCCGGCGGCtgcctcagccccctccccgaGTCCCACAacgagtcctcctcctcctcccccgtcccggGACAGCACCCCACGCACCCCCGCTTCAGTGCCCCGCCCCCGCAGCACACGCCCGAGTACTGGACCCCGCAGCCCACCAAGAACAACCCCCTGGCCCGCGTCAGCGCGCCGCCCGCCCTGCCCCAGAAAAAGCGGCGCAGCGCCCAGGCCTCGCCCTACCCCGACGGGATGGGGGCGCGGCTGCTGTACGAACGCTACCCCTCGCAGTACGACAACCTgtcggaggaggagctgaaccCCACGCCGCCCTTCCCGCTCTTCTCGCCCATCTCGCCCATGCCCCAGAGCAACGGAGGGGCCTTCGTGGCGCAGTACCTGGCCAGCGAGCACGGCGACCGGCCCTCCAGCCCCCCGCCGCTGCCCGAGAAGAAGAGCAAACACA tCCTCCAGTACATGCAGTTTGTGGAGGACTACTCGGAGCCGCAGCCCTCCGTCTTCTACAAGATGCCGCAGAGCGAGAGCATCTACGAGCAGCGCAACAAGCGCTTCCAGGAGGTGTGCGGCTTCAACGACTCGTTCAGCAGCACCGACTCGGTGCACGAGCCCGTGCTGCCCCCCGCCCTGCCCCCCAAGCAGAGGCAGCTG AGCGAGGGCGGGTGTGAcgagggcggggagggggatTACGTCAGCCTGTACTCCTCCAGCCAGGCCAATGGGGAGCTCCCGCTCTCCCTCAGA GAGCCAATCCAAGCCGACGATGTGCTGACAGATCCCGCCCCTGAGATGTCCTCCTCCAATAGCAAAGAGGCCATCGAAAAAGAAAG gcggctGAAGTCCACGTCGTCAGCAGGcagtgatgatgaggaggtggatgagCTGTCCCTCATCGACCACAAGGAGATCATGAGCAGGATAACACTAAAGCAGGAG AGTGACGACGGCCCTGATGTCCGCGCTGGGTCTGGGGACATCCTGCTAGTCCACGCCACGGAGACGGACCGCAAAG ATCTGGTGTTGTACTGTGAGGCCTTCCTGACCACATACAGGACCTTCATCAGCCCAGAGGACCTCATCAAGAAGCTACACTACAG ATATACCAATTTCTGCCACAGTCCGGACACTTTCAAGAAGAGGGTCAGCAAGAACACCTTCTTCGTCCTGGTGCGGGTGGTGGACGAGCTGTG CCTGGTGGAGCTGACGGAGGATATCCTGAAGCAGCTAATGGAGCTGGTGTTCCGGCTGGTGTGTAACGGCGAGCTCAGCCTGGCCCGCGTGCTCCGCAAGAACATCCTGGACAAGGTGGAGCAGAAGAAGCAGCTGCGCTACACCAACTCCCTCAAGCCCCTGGCTGCCCGCGGCGTCTCTGCCAG GCCAGGAACTCTCCATGACTTCCGCAGTCATGAGATCGCAGATCAACTCACTCTCCTAGATGCAGAACTCTTCTACAAGATTGAG ATTCCTGAGGTGCTGCTCTGGGCCAAGGAGCAGAATGAGGAGAAGAGTCCCAACCTCACCCAGTTCACCGAGCACTTTAACAACATGAGCTACTG GGTGCGCTCGTTGATCATTCAGCAGGAGAAAGCCCAGGACCGCGAAAAGTTGCTTCTCAAGTTCATCAAAATAATGAAG CACTTACGAAAGTTAAACAACTTCAACTCCTACCTGGCCATCCTCTCAGCACTGGACTCGGCTCCTATCCGCAGACTGGAATGGCAGAAACAGACCTCAGAG gGATTGGAGGAATACTGCACGTTGATCGACAGCTCCTCCTCGTTCAGGGCCTACAGGGCTGCCCTGGCTGAGGTGGAGCCTCCTTGTATCCCGTACCT GGGACTCATTCTCCAGGACCTGACCTTTGTCCACCTGGGCAACCCTGACCTCATCGACGGCAAGGTGAACTTCTCCAAACGCTGGCAGCAGTTCAACATCCTGGACAGCATGCGGCGCTTCCAGCAAGT GCATTATGAGCTGAAGCGGAACGACGACATTGTGTGCTTCTTCAACGACTTCAGCGACCACCTGGCGGAGGAGGCGCTCTGGGAGCTCTCGCTGAAGATCAAGCCCAGGAACATCACCCGGCGCCGGACGGAGCGCGAGGAGAAGACCTAA
- the rapgef1b gene encoding rap guanine nucleotide exchange factor 1b isoform X11 — protein sequence MSGKIESKQDSQRSHLSSFTMKLMDKFHSPKIKRTPSKKGKLLQPEPAVKSAEKPVNKKVSRLEEQEKDVVSALRYFKTIVDKMVVEKKVLEMLPGSASKVLEAILPLVQAEARTQHSSALSSCHNRVYQSLANLIRWSDQVMLDGIDLEDKENVVAVTTVIKAVLDGVKELVKLTIEKQEQPSPTTPNKPVPPAPTAESSASSEVSLTDQEPEVTIPSPAQETPSEAASDAPDDDVAPPKPPLPEAKMAELRAQLSADAGQRRSTQKENPPPALPPKKRQSAPSPTRVAVVAPMSRGSSLPCSVHRQPHDYEQEFLQRRFSGGSQSYGGESPRLSPCSSMGKLSKSEEQLSSLEQDSGQCSRNTSCETLGRTRPQDDEWTGWSLSTFKNNTETYDPDYDFLHQDLSAGDPLPQAPAGGCLSPLPESHNESSSSSPVPGQHPTHPRFSAPPPQHTPEYWTPQPTKNNPLARVSAPPALPQKKRRSAQASPYPDGMGARLLYERYPSQYDNLSEEELNPTPPFPLFSPISPMPQSNGGAFVAQYLASEHGDRPSSPPPLPEKKSKHILQYMQFVEDYSEPQPSVFYKMPQSESIYEQRNKRFQEVCGFNDSFSSTDSVHEPVLPPALPPKQRQLEPIQADDVLTDPAPEMSSSNSKEAIEKERRLKSTSSAGSDDEEVDELSLIDHKEIMSRITLKQESDDGPDVRAGSGDILLVHATETDRKDLVLYCEAFLTTYRTFISPEDLIKKLHYRYTNFCHSPDTFKKRVSKNTFFVLVRVVDELCLVELTEDILKQLMELVFRLVCNGELSLARVLRKNILDKVEQKKQLRYTNSLKPLAARGVSARPGTLHDFRSHEIADQLTLLDAELFYKIEIPEVLLWAKEQNEEKSPNLTQFTEHFNNMSYWVRSLIIQQEKAQDREKLLLKFIKIMKHLRKLNNFNSYLAILSALDSAPIRRLEWQKQTSEGLEEYCTLIDSSSSFRAYRAALAEVEPPCIPYLGLILQDLTFVHLGNPDLIDGKVNFSKRWQQFNILDSMRRFQQVHYELKRNDDIVCFFNDFSDHLAEEALWELSLKIKPRNITRRRTEREEKT from the exons AAGGTGAGCCgactggaggagcaggagaaggacgTGGTGAGTGCCCTGCGCTACTTCAAGACCATCGTGGACAagatggtggtggagaagaAGGTGCTGGAGATGCTTCCCGGGTCGGCCAGCAAGGTCCTGGAGGCCATCCTGCCTCTGGTGCAGGCGGAGGCTCGGACTCAGCACAG TTCGGCGCTGTCCTCGTGTCACAACCGAGTGTACCAGAGTCTGGCCAACCTCATACGCTGGTCCGACCAGGTGATGCTGGACGGCATCGACCTGGAGGACAAGGAGAACGTGGTGGCCGTCACCACCGTCATCAAGGCGGTGCTGGACGGAGTCAAG GAGCTGGTCAAACTGACCATCGAGAAACAGGAGCAGCCCTCGCCCACCACCCCCAATAAACcagtcccccccgcccccacggcAGAGAG CAGCGCGTCATCCGAGGTGTCCCTGACGGACCAGGAGCCTGAGGTCACCATCCCGTCCCCCGCCCAGGAGACGCCTTCAGAGGCTGCGTCTGACGCACCCGACGACGACGTGGCCCCGcccaaaccccccctccctgaggCCAAGATGGCAGAGCTGAG AGCTCAGCTGAGTGCTGACGCTGGCCAGAGGAGGTCCACACAGAAGGAGAA tccCCCGCCGGCCCTGCCTCCTAAGAAGCGTCAGTCGGCCCCGTCGCCCAccagggtggcggtggtggctcCCATGAGCCGCGGCTCCAGCCTTCCCTGTAGTGTACACAGACAG CCGCACGACTACGAGCAGGAGTTCCTCCAGAGGCGCTTCTCGGGGGGCAGCCAGTCGTACGGTGGCGAGTCCCCGCGCCTCTCGCCCTGCAGCAGCATGGGCAAGCTCAGCAAGTCGGAGGAGCAGCTGTCCTCCCTGGAGCAGGACAGCGGGCAGTGCTCCCGCAACACCAGCTGTGAGACGCTCGGTAGGACACGCCCCCAGGACGATGAGTGGACCGGCTGGTCCCTGAGTACATTCAAAA acaACACGGAGACCTACGACCCGGACTACGACTTCCTCCACCAGGACCTGTCGGCCGGGGACCCCCTGCCCCAGGCCCCGGCCGGCGGCtgcctcagccccctccccgaGTCCCACAacgagtcctcctcctcctcccccgtcccggGACAGCACCCCACGCACCCCCGCTTCAGTGCCCCGCCCCCGCAGCACACGCCCGAGTACTGGACCCCGCAGCCCACCAAGAACAACCCCCTGGCCCGCGTCAGCGCGCCGCCCGCCCTGCCCCAGAAAAAGCGGCGCAGCGCCCAGGCCTCGCCCTACCCCGACGGGATGGGGGCGCGGCTGCTGTACGAACGCTACCCCTCGCAGTACGACAACCTgtcggaggaggagctgaaccCCACGCCGCCCTTCCCGCTCTTCTCGCCCATCTCGCCCATGCCCCAGAGCAACGGAGGGGCCTTCGTGGCGCAGTACCTGGCCAGCGAGCACGGCGACCGGCCCTCCAGCCCCCCGCCGCTGCCCGAGAAGAAGAGCAAACACA tCCTCCAGTACATGCAGTTTGTGGAGGACTACTCGGAGCCGCAGCCCTCCGTCTTCTACAAGATGCCGCAGAGCGAGAGCATCTACGAGCAGCGCAACAAGCGCTTCCAGGAGGTGTGCGGCTTCAACGACTCGTTCAGCAGCACCGACTCGGTGCACGAGCCCGTGCTGCCCCCCGCCCTGCCCCCCAAGCAGAGGCAGCTG GAGCCAATCCAAGCCGACGATGTGCTGACAGATCCCGCCCCTGAGATGTCCTCCTCCAATAGCAAAGAGGCCATCGAAAAAGAAAG gcggctGAAGTCCACGTCGTCAGCAGGcagtgatgatgaggaggtggatgagCTGTCCCTCATCGACCACAAGGAGATCATGAGCAGGATAACACTAAAGCAGGAG AGTGACGACGGCCCTGATGTCCGCGCTGGGTCTGGGGACATCCTGCTAGTCCACGCCACGGAGACGGACCGCAAAG ATCTGGTGTTGTACTGTGAGGCCTTCCTGACCACATACAGGACCTTCATCAGCCCAGAGGACCTCATCAAGAAGCTACACTACAG ATATACCAATTTCTGCCACAGTCCGGACACTTTCAAGAAGAGGGTCAGCAAGAACACCTTCTTCGTCCTGGTGCGGGTGGTGGACGAGCTGTG CCTGGTGGAGCTGACGGAGGATATCCTGAAGCAGCTAATGGAGCTGGTGTTCCGGCTGGTGTGTAACGGCGAGCTCAGCCTGGCCCGCGTGCTCCGCAAGAACATCCTGGACAAGGTGGAGCAGAAGAAGCAGCTGCGCTACACCAACTCCCTCAAGCCCCTGGCTGCCCGCGGCGTCTCTGCCAG GCCAGGAACTCTCCATGACTTCCGCAGTCATGAGATCGCAGATCAACTCACTCTCCTAGATGCAGAACTCTTCTACAAGATTGAG ATTCCTGAGGTGCTGCTCTGGGCCAAGGAGCAGAATGAGGAGAAGAGTCCCAACCTCACCCAGTTCACCGAGCACTTTAACAACATGAGCTACTG GGTGCGCTCGTTGATCATTCAGCAGGAGAAAGCCCAGGACCGCGAAAAGTTGCTTCTCAAGTTCATCAAAATAATGAAG CACTTACGAAAGTTAAACAACTTCAACTCCTACCTGGCCATCCTCTCAGCACTGGACTCGGCTCCTATCCGCAGACTGGAATGGCAGAAACAGACCTCAGAG gGATTGGAGGAATACTGCACGTTGATCGACAGCTCCTCCTCGTTCAGGGCCTACAGGGCTGCCCTGGCTGAGGTGGAGCCTCCTTGTATCCCGTACCT GGGACTCATTCTCCAGGACCTGACCTTTGTCCACCTGGGCAACCCTGACCTCATCGACGGCAAGGTGAACTTCTCCAAACGCTGGCAGCAGTTCAACATCCTGGACAGCATGCGGCGCTTCCAGCAAGT GCATTATGAGCTGAAGCGGAACGACGACATTGTGTGCTTCTTCAACGACTTCAGCGACCACCTGGCGGAGGAGGCGCTCTGGGAGCTCTCGCTGAAGATCAAGCCCAGGAACATCACCCGGCGCCGGACGGAGCGCGAGGAGAAGACCTAA